From Eubacterium sp. 1001713B170207_170306_E7, the proteins below share one genomic window:
- the hemW gene encoding radical SAM family heme chaperone HemW: MENVGIYVHVPFCVQKCQYCDFASWAGCGPEAVARYFDAVCLEIRAFGARQGRLSADTVYFGGGTPSSVAPRYIGQVMEAVGQCFVLSGEAVEATIEVNPGTLTSEKCRAYRDMGINRVSMGLQTTSDQGLKALGRIHTYADFEESLALLDRAGFENISADLMFGLPGQTLADVQADIACLTALAPIRHISCYSLKIEEGTAFDALYRQGRLALPDEALERQMQHAIIDGLAARGFEQYEISNFARKGWESRHNSRYWVMKPYVGFGLGAASYYRGERRTNVMDMQDYCALAEQGKPPVLEAHTLDLQEKKGDFMFLGLRRMYGVDDADYQKLFGSSFFEDFEEIGGLVEAGLLTREGPVIRLTRRGQDLANQVFMAFV, encoded by the coding sequence ATGGAAAATGTCGGAATTTATGTGCACGTTCCCTTCTGCGTGCAGAAATGCCAGTACTGTGATTTTGCCTCCTGGGCCGGCTGCGGTCCGGAGGCGGTGGCCCGGTATTTCGATGCGGTCTGCCTAGAGATAAGGGCCTTTGGGGCCCGGCAGGGCAGGCTGTCTGCGGACACGGTTTATTTTGGCGGAGGCACGCCCTCCAGTGTGGCGCCCCGGTATATCGGGCAGGTCATGGAGGCTGTCGGGCAGTGCTTTGTCCTGTCCGGGGAGGCGGTGGAGGCTACCATTGAGGTTAACCCCGGAACGTTAACGAGTGAAAAATGCCGGGCTTACCGTGATATGGGCATCAACCGCGTGAGCATGGGGCTTCAGACCACGAGCGACCAGGGGCTTAAGGCCCTGGGGCGTATCCATACCTACGCCGATTTTGAGGAATCCCTTGCGCTGCTGGACCGCGCGGGCTTTGAGAATATCTCGGCCGATCTGATGTTTGGCCTGCCAGGCCAGACGCTGGCGGATGTACAAGCGGATATCGCGTGCCTGACGGCCCTTGCGCCCATCAGGCATATTTCCTGCTACAGCCTGAAAATCGAGGAGGGGACTGCCTTTGACGCCCTGTACCGCCAGGGAAGGCTGGCGCTGCCGGACGAGGCGCTGGAGCGGCAGATGCAGCACGCCATCATCGACGGCCTGGCCGCCAGGGGCTTTGAGCAGTACGAAATATCGAATTTCGCGCGAAAGGGCTGGGAAAGCCGTCATAACAGCCGGTACTGGGTGATGAAGCCCTATGTGGGCTTTGGGCTGGGCGCGGCTTCCTATTATCGGGGAGAGCGCCGCACCAACGTGATGGATATGCAGGACTACTGCGCCTTGGCCGAGCAGGGCAAGCCCCCGGTGCTCGAGGCCCACACCCTGGACCTACAGGAGAAAAAAGGCGATTTTATGTTTCTGGGCCTGCGGCGCATGTATGGCGTGGACGACGCGGATTATCAAAAGCTGTTTGGCAGCAGCTTTTTTGAGGATTTTGAGGAAATCGGAGGCCTTGTCGAGGCGGGGCTCCTCACGCGTGAGGGCCCGGTGATCCGCCTTACCCGAAGGGGACAGGACCTGGCAAACCAGGTGTTTATGGCCTTTGTGTAA
- the dhaS gene encoding dihydroxyacetone kinase transcriptional activator DhaS, which translates to MSESLITKQAIADGFKGLMRVKSFDKITISDIAKSCGLNRQTFYYHFQDKYELLDWIYYNEAISVMTEDLTFENWSSRIYRMLTQMKKEDYFYINAFKASGQKEFEAYLFSVAKELFKEIIGNLSGGREIKPEDMDFIASFFSYGTVGIIVAWAQEGMRESPEFLRERFENLVLDSKNLAVKRFLNAL; encoded by the coding sequence ATGTCAGAATCACTGATCACAAAGCAGGCCATCGCGGATGGCTTTAAGGGCTTAATGCGTGTTAAAAGCTTTGATAAGATTACCATTTCGGATATTGCCAAAAGCTGCGGGCTGAACCGGCAGACCTTTTACTACCATTTTCAGGACAAGTATGAGCTGCTGGACTGGATTTATTACAACGAGGCGATTTCTGTCATGACAGAGGATCTGACCTTTGAAAACTGGAGCTCCCGCATTTACAGGATGCTGACACAGATGAAAAAAGAGGACTATTTCTACATTAATGCCTTTAAAGCCTCGGGCCAGAAGGAGTTTGAGGCCTACCTTTTTTCAGTGGCCAAGGAGCTGTTTAAGGAGATCATCGGAAACCTCAGCGGCGGCAGGGAAATCAAACCTGAGGATATGGATTTTATCGCTTCGTTTTTTTCCTACGGAACAGTGGGGATCATTGTTGCCTGGGCGCAGGAGGGAATGCGGGAAAGCCCGGAATTCTTGAGGGAGCGTTTTGAAAATCTGGTGCTGGACAGTAAAAATCTGGCGGTAAAGCGTTTCTTAAACGCGCTCTAA
- a CDS encoding YhgE/Pip domain-containing protein: MEQQRSEKSFFKKWMPWIVILGVIIIPLMYSFFYLDAFWDPYSRLDTLPVAVVNQDKGAVIDGKSRNLGKEMCDKLEEDGTLKFVLTDEDDAVKGTEGSQYYALIRIPENFSSDIASAGTQNKREAEIYYSPNEKRNYLASQILSKAVLEVEKSTQASVDKELVAQLSGKLYEVPGQLETLQDGLGQLKDGADTLSDGTGTLADGTGTLLNGAADLNDGAAALAQGASALADGTSSLAQGAQSLQEGADTLANGTAALKNGTADLADGASALAGGTGALNQGAGDLAAGTGAFSSKVREYQQGEQKAKSGADQVAAGAASLSDGITQLSGGLNLLSQKVNSSMTALDSGVGQLQTGFSGYQDGVDQLISNSGQLVGGIVAAAQSDPDLLNNPYFKALYDQAAATDPDQTAALQAGGKAVGEGLDTLSAEIKEGQTALNDPQQGIPALIAGAQTAQAGSQNLADGTSSLQQGMDGLDAATGQLVGGADTLDSGANKVAAGASQADSGAQSLDAGAGRVNAAAGQVSDGAGALADGTAQAGAGVDQVNAGAQALDSGASALNSGTTTLVGGAQELGSGVVKLRDGSVQLKDGLQTAKTGVDDNLTEVRDQLKPLNGLDSYAADPVNVNTDAIDPVPNYGTAFAPYFLSLSLWVGALIIFFGIYLDADEKFVLLSRRSEKRVIRSFSYLAIGLMQAVLLAAVLQFGLGLQINHLLAFYLACCLVSMVFIAIVQFLVVFLKDVGKFLAIALLILQLTSCGGTFPMETVPKFFNILYPFMPMTYSVGLFKDAISGTGTMGVDQNSLVLIGILIVFMALTVLFTYFQNKAQARRTSQITEQS, encoded by the coding sequence ATGGAACAGCAAAGGTCAGAAAAATCATTTTTTAAAAAGTGGATGCCCTGGATCGTTATCCTGGGCGTAATCATCATTCCCCTTATGTACAGTTTCTTCTATCTGGACGCCTTCTGGGATCCGTACTCCAGGCTGGATACCCTGCCGGTGGCCGTGGTTAACCAGGACAAAGGCGCAGTCATTGACGGCAAGTCCCGGAACCTCGGGAAGGAAATGTGTGACAAGCTGGAAGAGGACGGCACCCTTAAATTCGTGTTGACCGATGAGGACGATGCCGTTAAGGGAACCGAGGGCAGCCAGTACTATGCCCTGATCCGGATACCGGAAAATTTCTCCTCAGACATCGCCTCTGCCGGTACCCAGAATAAACGCGAGGCAGAAATCTACTATTCTCCCAACGAAAAACGGAATTATCTGGCCAGCCAGATCCTCAGCAAGGCAGTGCTGGAGGTTGAAAAATCAACCCAGGCCAGCGTGGATAAGGAGCTGGTGGCCCAGCTCAGCGGTAAGCTTTACGAGGTGCCCGGCCAGCTGGAAACCCTTCAGGATGGTCTTGGACAGTTGAAGGACGGCGCGGACACACTGAGCGACGGCACCGGTACTCTGGCCGATGGCACCGGCACGCTTTTAAACGGGGCGGCAGACCTGAACGACGGAGCAGCCGCTCTGGCCCAGGGCGCGTCTGCCCTGGCGGACGGTACCAGCAGCTTGGCCCAGGGCGCCCAGAGCCTTCAGGAGGGCGCGGACACACTGGCGAACGGGACAGCAGCACTGAAAAACGGCACGGCTGATCTGGCCGACGGCGCCTCTGCCCTGGCAGGCGGCACCGGCGCGTTAAACCAGGGAGCGGGTGACCTGGCCGCCGGGACCGGTGCGTTCAGCTCCAAGGTCCGGGAATACCAGCAGGGCGAACAGAAGGCTAAATCCGGCGCAGACCAGGTGGCAGCAGGCGCAGCCTCACTGAGCGATGGGATTACCCAGCTTTCCGGCGGCCTGAACCTGCTGAGCCAGAAGGTGAACAGTAGCATGACCGCTCTGGACAGCGGCGTCGGGCAGCTGCAAACCGGCTTTAGCGGCTATCAGGACGGTGTGGACCAGCTCATCTCAAACTCCGGCCAGCTGGTCGGTGGTATTGTGGCGGCAGCCCAAAGTGACCCGGACTTGCTGAATAATCCATATTTTAAAGCGCTTTACGATCAGGCAGCGGCGACAGATCCGGACCAGACCGCAGCCTTACAGGCGGGCGGCAAAGCAGTGGGCGAAGGCCTCGATACCCTTTCTGCCGAGATTAAAGAGGGACAGACCGCCCTTAACGATCCGCAGCAGGGGATTCCGGCCCTCATTGCCGGAGCCCAGACCGCCCAGGCCGGCTCTCAAAATCTGGCCGACGGCACCAGCAGCCTTCAGCAGGGAATGGACGGCCTCGACGCTGCGACAGGACAGCTGGTCGGCGGTGCCGATACACTGGACAGCGGGGCCAACAAGGTGGCCGCCGGGGCCAGCCAGGCCGACAGCGGCGCGCAAAGCCTTGACGCAGGAGCGGGCAGGGTTAACGCGGCCGCCGGGCAGGTCAGTGACGGCGCAGGAGCTCTGGCGGACGGTACCGCCCAGGCAGGTGCCGGGGTTGATCAGGTAAACGCCGGAGCTCAGGCCCTGGATTCCGGCGCGTCAGCGCTGAACAGCGGAACCACTACCCTTGTGGGCGGCGCCCAGGAGCTCGGATCCGGTGTTGTCAAGCTGCGGGATGGCTCCGTCCAGCTTAAGGACGGCCTGCAGACCGCCAAGACAGGCGTGGATGACAACCTGACTGAGGTCCGGGACCAGCTCAAGCCCCTGAACGGCTTGGACAGCTACGCGGCCGACCCGGTCAATGTGAATACCGATGCCATCGACCCGGTGCCAAACTACGGAACCGCCTTCGCGCCTTACTTTCTCTCCTTATCCTTATGGGTGGGCGCACTCATTATTTTCTTTGGTATCTACCTGGACGCGGACGAAAAATTCGTGCTGCTGTCCAGACGCTCGGAAAAGCGCGTTATCCGGAGCTTTTCCTACCTGGCGATCGGGCTCATGCAGGCAGTGCTTCTGGCGGCGGTGCTCCAGTTTGGCCTGGGACTTCAGATTAACCACCTGCTGGCCTTTTACCTGGCCTGCTGCCTGGTATCCATGGTCTTTATCGCCATTGTCCAGTTCCTGGTTGTCTTTTTAAAGGATGTGGGAAAATTCCTGGCCATAGCACTGCTGATTCTTCAGCTGACCTCCTGCGGAGGGACTTTCCCGATGGAGACAGTACCGAAGTTTTTCAATATTCTGTATCCCTTTATGCCCATGACCTATTCCGTCGGGCTTTTTAAGGACGCGATCAGCGGCACCGGTACCATGGGAGTGGATCAGAACAGTCTGGTGCTTATCGGTATCCTGATTGTGTTCATGGCCCTTACGGTTTTGTTTACCTATTTCCAGAATAAGGCACAGGCGCGCAGGACCTCGCAAATAACAGAACAATCATAA
- a CDS encoding tyrosine-protein phosphatase, with translation MKKFVGIGALIAAAAAVPYLIHKKRQKKLQAEDATQHESLPLPQKKPWETDFKDEDHLIFCDESNLGKRLIQLENSINIRDIGGYTGLDGRKTKWRKVIRSEELGHLSDKDVEYFEELGLKHVYDFRDAPKAKALPDKLPSTADYKNIPVLKNIPFSHNEIDFRAPDGIDQFMRKIYRYQVENAAPLYAEILKVMTDPDQYPILYHCTNGKDRTGFMTALILLICGVPEQTIISDYSLTNLTFDEAFEVLGTIMADEMDEAKGVSKDQLKDFFGVKPEWLKIQLNYIKENYENVDDYLLDKTDLTKEDLDKIRENMLEAPNA, from the coding sequence ATGAAAAAATTTGTAGGCATTGGGGCGCTCATTGCCGCGGCTGCCGCAGTCCCATATCTGATTCATAAAAAACGCCAGAAAAAGCTTCAGGCCGAAGATGCCACCCAGCACGAGAGCCTCCCGCTCCCACAGAAAAAGCCCTGGGAAACCGACTTTAAAGACGAAGACCACCTGATCTTCTGCGACGAGTCCAACCTGGGCAAGCGGCTGATCCAGCTGGAAAATTCCATCAATATCCGCGATATCGGCGGCTATACCGGCCTGGACGGACGCAAGACCAAATGGCGCAAGGTGATCCGCAGCGAAGAGCTGGGCCACCTTTCCGATAAGGATGTAGAGTACTTTGAAGAGCTTGGCCTCAAGCATGTCTATGACTTCAGGGACGCCCCCAAGGCCAAGGCCCTGCCGGACAAGCTGCCCTCCACCGCGGACTACAAAAACATTCCAGTCCTCAAAAATATCCCCTTCAGCCACAACGAGATCGACTTCCGGGCGCCGGACGGCATTGACCAGTTCATGCGCAAAATCTACCGCTACCAGGTCGAAAACGCCGCCCCGCTGTACGCCGAGATCCTTAAGGTCATGACTGACCCGGATCAGTACCCCATCCTGTACCACTGCACCAACGGCAAGGACCGCACCGGCTTTATGACCGCGCTGATCCTGCTGATCTGCGGCGTACCGGAGCAGACCATTATCTCAGATTATTCCCTGACTAACCTGACCTTCGACGAAGCCTTCGAAGTCCTCGGCACCATTATGGCCGATGAGATGGACGAAGCCAAAGGCGTCTCCAAGGATCAGCTCAAGGATTTCTTTGGCGTCAAGCCCGAATGGCTGAAAATCCAGTTGAATTACATCAAGGAAAACTACGAAAATGTCGACGACTACCTGCTCGACAAAACCGATCTGACCAAAGAAGACCTGGACAAAATCCGCGAAAACATGCTGGAAGCGCCAAACGCGTAA
- a CDS encoding YafY family protein: MQTHRLFEIIYLLLDQGQMTASQLAAHFEVSVRTIYRDIDRLSLSGVPIYTNVGKNGGIALMDGYTLDKSILSDAEQSEILTALQTLQAVEYPDPDGLITKLGTFFKKNQQNWIEVDFTGWGGSIQDRERSEELKNAILTRHTIRFSYWGADGTKSERTADPIKLLFKGHNWYLQAYCHTRQDYRVFKLFRIRDLQVLEAAFDPYPTVPFTENAQIVMTPLHFTILKNRAYRVYDEFAEAQVLPLPGGDFDIHTCLPVDNWLVGYLLSFGGDLILHSPETLRASLRAELEKALAHYT, from the coding sequence ATGCAGACCCACCGCCTGTTTGAAATCATCTACCTGCTCTTAGACCAAGGGCAGATGACCGCCAGCCAGCTGGCCGCCCACTTTGAGGTCTCCGTCCGCACCATTTACCGGGACATCGACCGCCTGAGCCTGAGCGGAGTGCCCATCTATACCAACGTGGGCAAAAACGGCGGCATCGCCCTGATGGACGGCTACACCCTGGACAAATCCATCCTCAGCGACGCCGAGCAGAGCGAAATCCTCACGGCCCTCCAGACCCTCCAGGCTGTCGAATACCCAGACCCAGACGGCCTGATCACCAAGCTGGGAACCTTTTTCAAAAAAAACCAGCAGAACTGGATCGAGGTAGACTTTACGGGCTGGGGCGGCTCCATACAGGACCGGGAGCGCTCAGAGGAGCTCAAAAACGCCATCCTCACCCGGCACACCATCCGTTTTTCCTACTGGGGCGCCGACGGAACCAAAAGCGAGCGCACCGCAGACCCCATCAAGCTGCTGTTTAAGGGGCACAACTGGTACCTTCAGGCCTACTGCCATACACGGCAGGATTACCGCGTGTTTAAGCTGTTCCGGATCCGGGACCTGCAGGTGCTGGAGGCCGCCTTTGACCCCTACCCCACAGTTCCCTTTACCGAAAACGCCCAAATCGTCATGACCCCGCTTCACTTTACCATCCTCAAAAACCGGGCCTACCGCGTCTATGACGAGTTCGCAGAGGCCCAGGTTCTCCCGCTGCCCGGGGGCGATTTTGACATCCATACCTGCCTGCCCGTGGACAACTGGCTGGTGGGCTACCTCCTTTCCTTTGGCGGCGACCTGATCCTTCATTCCCCCGAGACGCTGCGCGCCTCACTGCGGGCCGAGCTTGAAAAAGCCCTGGCCCACTACACCTGA
- the dnaK gene encoding molecular chaperone DnaK, with protein sequence MGKEKIIGIDLGTTNSCVAVLEGGEPVVIPNAEGNRTTPSVVAFTKDGERLVGQVAKRQAVTNPDRTVASIKRHMGTDYKVNIDDKSYTPQEISAMILQKLKSDAEAYLGETVTKAVITVPAYFSDAQRQATKDAGKIAGLDVLRIINEPTAASLAYGLDKADNQKIMVYDLGGGTFDVSILELGDGVFEVKATNGNNNLGGDDFDDKIIDWMADEFKKSHGIDLKSDKMALQRLKEAAEKAKIELSSVMKSDINLPFITATAEGPQHLELSLTRAKFDELTSGLVRETEGPVSKAMGDAGLGKNELNKVILVGGSTRIPAVQDAVKNLTGEEAYKGINPDECVAIGAAIQGGVLAGEVNDVLLLDVTPLSLGIETLGGVFTKLIERNTTIPTKKSQVFSTAADNQTAVDIHVLQGEREMASGNKTLGRFQLTGIPAARRGIPQIEVTFDIDANGIVNVSAKDLGTGKSQNVVIKSTTNMSEDDIDKAVKEAEQHAAEDKKAKDLIEAKNNADSTAYQAEQSLKDMEGKISDDEKSKVNAAIDKLKTAGEGEDVEAINKAIEELNEALYPIAQKMYEQTAQQQTAEEQSADQKGDDDVVEAEYEEVSDDDK encoded by the coding sequence ATGGGTAAAGAAAAAATTATTGGTATTGACTTAGGTACTACAAACTCTTGTGTAGCTGTTTTAGAAGGTGGCGAACCGGTTGTTATCCCAAATGCAGAAGGGAACCGTACAACCCCGTCCGTCGTCGCGTTTACAAAAGACGGTGAAAGACTGGTCGGCCAGGTGGCTAAACGCCAGGCTGTTACCAATCCGGACCGCACAGTCGCTTCCATCAAGAGACACATGGGCACCGACTATAAGGTAAACATTGACGATAAGAGCTACACACCACAGGAAATCTCTGCGATGATCCTGCAGAAATTAAAATCAGACGCAGAAGCCTACCTTGGCGAAACTGTAACCAAGGCAGTTATCACGGTACCGGCTTATTTCAGCGACGCTCAGAGACAGGCAACCAAGGACGCCGGTAAGATTGCCGGTTTAGACGTACTGCGTATCATCAACGAACCAACCGCAGCTTCACTGGCCTATGGCCTGGACAAGGCAGACAACCAGAAAATCATGGTTTATGACCTTGGCGGCGGTACCTTCGACGTATCCATCCTGGAATTAGGCGACGGCGTTTTTGAAGTTAAGGCGACCAACGGGAACAACAACCTGGGCGGCGACGACTTTGATGACAAGATCATCGACTGGATGGCAGATGAATTCAAAAAATCCCACGGCATCGACCTGAAATCTGATAAAATGGCGTTACAGCGTTTGAAAGAAGCAGCTGAAAAAGCTAAAATCGAACTTTCCAGCGTTATGAAATCAGACATTAACCTGCCGTTCATCACTGCGACCGCAGAAGGCCCGCAGCATCTTGAACTCTCCCTGACAAGAGCGAAATTCGACGAATTAACCTCTGGTCTTGTAAGAGAAACCGAAGGACCTGTCTCCAAAGCAATGGGCGACGCAGGCCTGGGCAAAAACGAACTGAACAAGGTTATCCTGGTTGGTGGTTCCACAAGAATCCCGGCAGTCCAGGATGCGGTTAAGAACTTAACTGGAGAAGAAGCCTACAAGGGAATTAACCCTGACGAATGTGTTGCCATCGGAGCAGCCATCCAGGGTGGTGTACTGGCCGGCGAAGTCAACGATGTTCTGTTACTCGACGTTACTCCGCTTTCCTTAGGCATCGAAACCCTTGGCGGCGTGTTCACAAAACTGATCGAACGCAACACCACCATCCCGACCAAGAAGAGCCAGGTATTCTCTACCGCTGCCGACAACCAGACCGCTGTAGACATCCATGTATTACAGGGTGAACGTGAAATGGCCTCTGGCAACAAGACACTGGGACGTTTCCAGTTAACCGGTATCCCGGCTGCAAGACGTGGTATTCCACAGATCGAAGTAACCTTTGACATTGACGCCAACGGTATCGTTAACGTATCCGCCAAGGATTTAGGCACCGGTAAATCTCAGAATGTTGTGATCAAATCCACCACCAACATGAGTGAAGACGACATTGACAAGGCTGTAAAAGAAGCTGAACAGCACGCAGCCGAAGATAAAAAGGCAAAAGACCTGATCGAAGCCAAGAACAACGCAGACTCCACCGCTTACCAGGCAGAACAGTCTCTGAAGGACATGGAAGGCAAGATCAGCGACGACGAAAAGAGCAAGGTTAACGCTGCCATCGATAAGTTAAAAACCGCAGGTGAAGGCGAAGACGTTGAAGCTATCAATAAAGCCATCGAAGAATTAAACGAAGCTTTATATCCGATCGCTCAGAAAATGTACGAACAGACCGCTCAGCAGCAGACTGCCGAAGAACAGTCCGCTGACCAGAAGGGCGACGATGATGTTGTAGAAGCTGAATACGAAGAAGTCAGCGATGACGACAAGTAA
- the hrcA gene encoding heat-inducible transcriptional repressor HrcA: MDLKERKKKILEVIIKDYINTAEPVGSRTLSKRYNLGISPATIRNEMADLEDLGFLMQPHTSSGRIPTQLAYRYYVDEIMQIQKLAKVVRNDIHNGYLKITRELDNTMNHTAKVLSQLTNYTSVVLSPRVSCFNCKHVQIVPLIKERVLLIVVTYEGMAKNIEMTLSQEIDTALALKLSNVLNSFLKNISFQEINMELVDQIQELSPDESNLLREILPVLRDTLMEEASDIHSMGLTNLFNYPEFSDVEKIRHLVNVIEEKPLLAGILSSDDTSQVINISIGDENDNENLKEFSIITTTYELEGKTVGAFGVIGPTRMNYDNVSSVLDYIRNELNTNLTKLLMK, from the coding sequence ATGGACTTGAAAGAGAGAAAGAAGAAGATATTGGAGGTAATCATTAAGGATTACATCAATACCGCCGAACCGGTAGGGTCCCGGACCTTGTCAAAGCGTTATAACCTTGGCATCAGCCCTGCGACCATCCGGAACGAAATGGCTGATCTCGAAGACCTGGGCTTTTTAATGCAGCCGCACACCTCATCAGGAAGAATTCCGACTCAGCTGGCTTATCGCTATTATGTCGATGAGATCATGCAAATCCAAAAATTAGCTAAGGTTGTGAGAAATGACATCCATAATGGGTATCTAAAAATAACAAGGGAGCTGGATAACACCATGAACCATACGGCAAAGGTGCTCTCCCAGCTGACCAATTATACCTCTGTCGTGCTGTCGCCGCGGGTTTCCTGCTTTAACTGCAAGCATGTACAGATTGTTCCTTTAATAAAGGAACGGGTTTTACTCATTGTGGTCACCTACGAAGGCATGGCAAAAAATATTGAAATGACCCTTTCGCAGGAAATTGACACGGCTTTAGCCCTGAAGCTGAGCAATGTCTTAAACAGTTTCCTTAAAAATATTTCCTTTCAGGAAATTAATATGGAGCTGGTGGACCAGATTCAGGAATTGTCTCCGGATGAAAGCAATTTACTCCGGGAAATTCTTCCGGTATTAAGGGATACTTTGATGGAGGAGGCCTCAGACATTCATTCCATGGGTCTGACCAATCTCTTTAATTATCCTGAATTCAGTGATGTGGAAAAAATCCGTCACCTGGTTAATGTGATCGAGGAGAAACCGCTGCTGGCGGGCATACTCTCCAGTGACGACACCAGTCAGGTGATCAATATCAGTATCGGGGATGAAAATGATAATGAGAATCTGAAGGAATTCAGTATTATTACGACAACCTACGAGCTGGAAGGAAAGACCGTAGGCGCTTTTGGGGTCATAGGGCCGACGAGAATGAATTATGACAATGTCTCCTCGGTTCTTGATTATATAAGAAATGAACTGAACACAAACTTAACAAAATTATTAATGAAATAG
- the grpE gene encoding nucleotide exchange factor GrpE, which yields MAKEEKMEQNVDETIEEEATEEQAAEEQTAEEEVEKSVNEAAKAEEAAMERLMRLQADFENYKKRTQKEKTDIYQFALEGFVTKLLPVLDNLDRAEAAADDESTDKYREGVQMVFKQLISVLNEEGLQEIDCVGTAFDPNFHHGVAVGEDPEKEDQIVLEVFQKGYTFKDKVIRPAMVKVNQK from the coding sequence ATGGCTAAGGAAGAAAAGATGGAACAAAACGTAGACGAAACCATTGAGGAAGAAGCTACGGAGGAACAGGCAGCGGAGGAACAAACCGCAGAAGAAGAGGTTGAAAAATCGGTAAACGAGGCGGCCAAGGCAGAGGAAGCGGCCATGGAACGGCTCATGCGCCTTCAGGCGGATTTTGAGAATTATAAAAAAAGAACCCAGAAGGAAAAGACCGACATTTACCAGTTTGCACTCGAAGGCTTTGTCACAAAGCTTTTGCCGGTGCTTGACAACCTGGACCGCGCCGAGGCAGCGGCCGACGACGAAAGCACGGACAAATACCGCGAGGGCGTCCAGATGGTTTTCAAGCAGCTGATCAGTGTTCTGAACGAGGAGGGCCTGCAGGAAATTGACTGCGTGGGCACAGCCTTTGATCCGAACTTCCACCACGGCGTAGCCGTTGGCGAGGATCCTGAAAAAGAGGACCAGATTGTTCTGGAGGTTTTCCAGAAGGGCTATACTTTTAAGGATAAGGTCATAAGACCAGCGATGGTTAAGGTTAACCAGAAGTAA
- the dnaJ gene encoding molecular chaperone DnaJ — protein sequence MSEKRDYYEVLGVEKSASADEIKKAYRKMAMKYHPDKNPGDKEAEEKFKEANEAYEVLSDETKRATYDQYGHAGMEGGFGGGGGGSYGGFGGGGFEDIFSDIFSSFGGGGGFGGFGGFGGGGGGRRGPSRGSDMKININLSFKEAVFGTEKKIKIKRQEECPTCHGSGAEPGSEAHTCDKCGGSGQIYIRQQTPFGTIQQTTVCDKCHGEGEIIDDPCHTCHGSGIQEKERTINIKIPAGVDNGSILPLRGEGNTGARGGGKGDLFVYISVKEDPIFKREEDDVYLEIPVTFAQAALGAELVVPTVDGKVKLKVPEGTQTGKVFRLKGKGVPNVNGRGRGDQYITVRVEVPRKLNKKQKELLKAFDKETGNDNHQEGKKFWSKVKNAFQ from the coding sequence ATGAGTGAAAAAAGAGATTACTACGAGGTGCTGGGCGTTGAAAAAAGCGCCAGCGCAGATGAAATAAAAAAGGCCTATCGTAAGATGGCCATGAAATATCACCCGGATAAGAACCCGGGCGATAAAGAGGCTGAAGAAAAATTCAAGGAAGCCAACGAAGCCTACGAAGTCTTAAGCGACGAAACCAAGCGTGCGACCTATGACCAGTATGGTCACGCGGGCATGGAAGGCGGCTTTGGCGGCGGAGGCGGCGGCTCTTACGGCGGCTTCGGCGGAGGCGGCTTTGAGGATATTTTCAGCGATATTTTCAGCTCCTTCGGCGGAGGCGGCGGTTTTGGCGGCTTCGGCGGTTTTGGAGGAGGCGGCGGCGGACGCCGCGGTCCAAGCCGCGGCTCGGATATGAAGATTAATATCAATCTTTCATTTAAGGAAGCCGTTTTTGGAACCGAGAAGAAGATTAAAATCAAGCGTCAGGAAGAATGTCCGACCTGCCACGGCTCCGGCGCGGAACCGGGCAGTGAAGCCCATACCTGTGACAAGTGCGGTGGCTCCGGACAGATTTATATCCGTCAGCAGACCCCCTTTGGCACCATCCAGCAGACCACGGTCTGCGACAAGTGCCACGGCGAGGGTGAAATCATCGACGACCCGTGTCATACCTGTCATGGCTCCGGTATCCAGGAAAAGGAACGGACCATCAATATCAAGATTCCGGCAGGTGTGGACAACGGCTCCATTCTCCCGCTTCGCGGCGAGGGCAACACCGGCGCGCGCGGCGGCGGAAAGGGCGACCTTTTCGTTTATATCAGCGTGAAGGAAGACCCGATCTTCAAGCGTGAGGAAGACGACGTTTATCTGGAAATCCCTGTGACCTTTGCGCAGGCCGCCCTGGGCGCTGAGCTGGTCGTACCGACTGTGGACGGCAAGGTTAAGCTCAAGGTGCCAGAAGGCACCCAGACCGGCAAGGTCTTCAGGCTCAAGGGCAAAGGTGTGCCGAACGTCAACGGACGCGGACGCGGCGACCAGTACATTACCGTCAGGGTCGAGGTACCGCGCAAACTGAATAAGAAACAAAAAGAATTATTGAAAGCTTTTGACAAAGAAACAGGCAACGACAATCACCAGGAAGGTAAAAAATTCTGGTCCAAGGTAAAAAATGCCTTTCAATAG